A window from Staphylococcus succinus encodes these proteins:
- the gltS gene encoding sodium/glutamate symporter, with product MLELDAITTLALACVLYLLGIFIVDHVSILRRLCIPAPVIGGLLFSIVVAILQSTHIITIKLDSEFLQNFFMLAFFTTIGLGASLKLLRLGGKVLILYFIFCGLLAVCQNIIGVSLAKVLNIPALLGLTAGSMSMEGGHGNAAAYGQTIQGLGIDSALTAALAAATLGLVAGGLIGGPVVKYLISKYDLKPQHADEATKDYGNVKSNHYLHKRMKPTTVFFIQFTIVAICMAIGTYIGNTFTDLTGINVPIYVGAMFVAVIIRNISEFNNLNLIDMKIVDSISDVSLSLFLSIALMSIQLTEIYKLAIPLIVIVLVQVIFIVLFSVFVVFRGLGKNYDAAVMIGGFIGHGLGATPNAMANLDVITKKFGASPKAYLVVPIVGAFLIDLLGVPIVTTFINIFK from the coding sequence ATGCTAGAACTAGATGCTATTACAACTTTAGCACTGGCATGTGTCTTATATCTTTTAGGTATATTTATAGTTGACCATGTCTCTATACTGAGACGATTATGTATACCTGCACCGGTTATAGGTGGTTTGTTATTCTCGATAGTCGTTGCAATTTTACAATCAACACATATCATAACAATTAAACTAGATTCTGAATTTCTTCAGAATTTCTTCATGCTTGCGTTCTTTACAACTATTGGACTCGGCGCGTCACTCAAATTGTTACGCTTAGGTGGGAAAGTCTTAATACTGTATTTTATCTTTTGTGGATTACTTGCCGTTTGCCAAAATATTATTGGCGTCTCTTTAGCCAAAGTGCTCAATATACCTGCCTTACTTGGTCTAACAGCAGGTTCAATGTCAATGGAAGGTGGCCATGGCAATGCTGCCGCATATGGTCAAACAATACAAGGTTTGGGAATCGATTCTGCTTTAACTGCTGCTTTAGCTGCTGCTACATTAGGACTTGTAGCTGGAGGGTTAATTGGAGGACCTGTAGTTAAATACTTAATTAGTAAGTACGATTTAAAACCACAACATGCAGATGAAGCGACTAAAGATTATGGAAATGTAAAATCAAATCATTATTTACATAAGCGTATGAAACCTACGACTGTCTTCTTTATTCAATTTACAATTGTGGCGATTTGTATGGCAATTGGAACTTACATTGGCAATACTTTTACTGATTTAACAGGAATTAATGTTCCTATATATGTAGGTGCTATGTTTGTTGCCGTAATCATACGAAATATTTCAGAATTTAATAATTTAAATCTTATAGATATGAAGATTGTAGATAGTATAAGTGATGTATCATTGAGCCTTTTCTTATCTATAGCTTTAATGAGTATTCAACTAACTGAAATCTATAAATTAGCTATTCCTTTAATTGTTATTGTATTAGTGCAAGTTATATTTATTGTTTTATTCTCAGTATTTGTTGTGTTCCGTGGCTTAGGTAAAAATTATGATGCTGCAGTTATGATTGGTGGTTTCATTGGTCACGGTTTAGGTGCTACACCTAACGCAATGGCTAACTTGGATGTTATTACGAAAAAATTTGGTGCTTCACCAAAAGCTTATCTTGTCGTACCAATCGTTGGCGCATTTCTAATAGATTTATTAGGCGTCCCTATCGTTACTACGTTCATTAATATTTTTAAATAG
- a CDS encoding DNA-3-methyladenine glycosylase, translating to MDFVSRDTITIAKDLLGIRIVFKDELQTFTGYIVETEAYVGEQDQAAHGYKGKRTPKVESLYKSGGTIYAHVMHTHLLINFVTKTEGVPEGVLIRAVEPEEGIEVMQLNRGKKGVELTNGPGKWTKAFNIPRHLDGSRLNEGRLLIDTKHRKYPQAIEESGRIGIPNKGEWTLKPLRFTVKGNPYVSRMRKSEMTNPDFTWRT from the coding sequence ATGGACTTTGTAAGTAGAGATACAATTACTATAGCTAAAGATTTATTAGGTATACGTATCGTCTTTAAAGATGAGCTGCAAACCTTTACTGGTTATATAGTGGAAACGGAGGCATATGTAGGTGAACAAGATCAAGCTGCACACGGTTATAAAGGAAAAAGAACGCCAAAAGTGGAATCGCTATATAAAAGTGGTGGTACAATCTATGCACATGTGATGCATACACATCTTTTAATTAATTTTGTTACAAAAACGGAAGGTGTTCCTGAAGGGGTTTTAATTAGGGCTGTCGAGCCTGAAGAAGGTATTGAAGTTATGCAATTAAACCGAGGTAAAAAAGGGGTCGAACTAACAAATGGTCCTGGGAAATGGACAAAGGCTTTCAATATACCTCGACATTTAGACGGCTCTCGTTTAAATGAAGGCCGTTTACTGATAGATACAAAACATAGAAAATATCCTCAAGCCATTGAAGAGAGTGGCCGTATTGGAATCCCAAACAAGGGAGAATGGACATTAAAACCGCTTCGTTTTACAGTAAAAGGGAACCCTTATGTCTCTAGAATGCGAAAGTCAGAGATGACAAATCCTGACTTTACATGGCGAACATAG
- a CDS encoding DUF805 domain-containing protein, translated as MERKIGFGQALKLFWKNYINFKGRARRSEYWYMALWHLIFIVPGLILLLIGLTTMITGISTYNSTTAMVGLILLFISWIYIAIYNLATLIPNWAMLIRRFHDTGRTMVLPLIFLTILIITCILMSIINYQDPEYQYLSSTIIVIVSYVMYIVVGVYNIVICCLDSERRTNKYGPSHKYGNHLKPVSHGNVDIYN; from the coding sequence ATGGAGAGAAAAATAGGCTTTGGCCAAGCATTGAAACTATTTTGGAAGAATTATATTAACTTTAAAGGTCGTGCACGTCGAAGTGAGTATTGGTATATGGCGCTGTGGCATCTTATTTTTATAGTTCCGGGTCTTATCTTATTATTAATTGGTTTAACGACTATGATTACAGGCATTTCCACATATAATTCAACTACAGCAATGGTAGGTCTTATTTTATTATTTATAAGTTGGATATATATCGCTATTTATAATTTAGCGACATTAATTCCGAATTGGGCCATGTTGATCAGACGTTTTCATGATACAGGGAGAACAATGGTACTCCCGCTTATATTTTTAACTATATTAATTATAACTTGCATATTAATGTCGATAATAAATTATCAAGATCCTGAATACCAGTATTTATCAAGTACTATTATTGTTATTGTAAGTTATGTGATGTATATAGTTGTGGGTGTCTATAACATAGTGATTTGTTGTCTAGATAGTGAGAGAAGAACAAACAAATATGGTCCGAGCCATAAATATGGTAATCATCTTAAACCAGTAAGTCATGGTAACGTAGATATTTATAATTAA
- a CDS encoding ribulokinase gives MSYSIGIDYGTASGRVFLVDTSNGEIISTYIKAYPHGTISGSLNGKELPHNYFLQHAEDYTNILKDGVQQVIDDSKVDPTAIIGIGIDFTSCTIVFLDEAFKPLHMHDDLKDNPHAYVKLWKHHGAQDEATHMKKISDAIDPSWLDYYGHSVNSEWMIPKILEVKHQAPEILKQTAYIMEAGDYLVSLLTGKNIRSNCGIGFKGFYNEGDGFNYKFFKAVDAELPDIIKSKCEGEVINIGESAGSLSPYFQSLWGLSKEVQISPYIIDAHSGVLGVGAIEQGEFTPVIGTSTCHLMLDAKQEAIPAITGSVKDAIIPGLYAYEAGQAAVGDLFNYSASLAPKHIVDAAEAKNMTVIEYLEILASNISIDKQHVTVLDWHNGNRSILSDSHLTGSIFGLTLQTPFEMIHRAYLESTAFGTKMIMQQFENNNIPVHTVYAAGGIPIKSKLLVDIYANVLNKEVVVIDSSNATALGAAMLGAHVGGAYDSLKSTVMHMKQPVYYRKYPEPTKVKQYERLFERYQALHDLLGISHPELSYIK, from the coding sequence ATGAGTTATAGTATCGGAATCGATTATGGTACTGCTTCTGGTCGTGTATTCTTAGTAGATACATCGAACGGAGAGATTATTTCTACTTATATCAAAGCATATCCACATGGTACAATTTCAGGATCACTAAATGGTAAAGAACTTCCTCATAATTATTTTTTACAACATGCAGAAGACTATACAAATATACTTAAAGACGGTGTACAACAAGTAATTGATGACAGTAAAGTTGACCCTACTGCCATCATTGGTATCGGTATTGATTTCACAAGTTGTACGATTGTATTTTTAGATGAAGCATTTAAACCATTACATATGCACGATGATTTAAAAGATAATCCCCACGCGTATGTAAAATTATGGAAACATCATGGTGCACAAGATGAAGCCACTCATATGAAAAAAATCAGTGACGCTATTGATCCTTCTTGGTTAGATTACTATGGGCATAGCGTGAATAGCGAATGGATGATTCCTAAAATATTAGAGGTCAAACATCAAGCTCCAGAAATCTTAAAGCAAACTGCTTATATTATGGAAGCAGGTGATTATTTAGTTAGTTTATTAACTGGTAAAAACATTCGTTCTAATTGTGGTATTGGATTTAAAGGCTTTTACAATGAAGGTGATGGTTTTAATTATAAATTTTTCAAAGCAGTAGATGCTGAATTACCTGATATTATTAAATCAAAATGTGAAGGTGAAGTAATTAACATCGGTGAAAGTGCGGGAAGTCTTTCTCCATATTTCCAAAGTTTGTGGGGGTTATCTAAAGAAGTCCAAATCTCTCCATATATCATCGACGCACACTCTGGTGTACTTGGGGTTGGAGCAATTGAGCAAGGTGAATTTACTCCAGTCATCGGCACCAGTACGTGCCATTTAATGCTTGATGCTAAACAAGAAGCGATTCCTGCCATTACAGGTTCAGTAAAAGATGCAATTATTCCAGGTTTATATGCTTATGAAGCAGGACAAGCAGCTGTAGGTGACCTATTTAATTATTCTGCTAGCCTAGCACCCAAACACATCGTTGATGCAGCCGAAGCTAAAAATATGACCGTCATTGAATATTTAGAAATATTAGCCTCTAATATTTCTATCGATAAGCAACACGTCACAGTGCTAGATTGGCATAATGGTAATCGTAGTATTTTAAGTGATAGTCACCTCACTGGCAGTATCTTTGGTTTAACATTACAAACACCTTTTGAAATGATTCATCGCGCATATTTGGAATCTACTGCTTTTGGAACAAAAATGATAATGCAACAGTTTGAGAATAATAACATTCCAGTCCATACCGTCTATGCAGCGGGTGGTATTCCTATTAAAAGTAAACTTCTTGTCGATATTTATGCAAACGTACTTAACAAAGAAGTCGTCGTCATAGATTCAAGTAATGCTACTGCATTGGGGGCGGCTATGCTAGGAGCCCATGTTGGCGGCGCTTATGATTCTCTAAAATCAACCGTCATGCATATGAAACAACCTGTATATTATCGTAAATATCCTGAACCAACAAAAGTTAAACAATATGAACGGCTATTCGAACGCTATCAAGCTTTACATGATTTATTAGGCATATCACACCCTGAATTGTCTTATATTAAATAA
- a CDS encoding ABC transporter ATP-binding protein, which translates to MSLKIEHITKRYKDFTAVNDISLSLDQGKMLGFLGRNGAGKTTTFRMILGLTPITEGEITYNNKVIDRSLYNRIGYLPEERGLHPKMKVEKELRYLATLKGMKAKEITKAIDYWLNRFDISENREKKIEALSKGNQQKIQLLASMLHNPELLILDEPFSGLDPVNVELLKSAVQDLNNAGTTIIYSSHRMEHVEELCDDVCILNKGKLVVSGPINEVKANHGNKSVIIETEHEMKEIDNLPGVLQVERNKKEIKAMIESEAIAESIYEVVIQYGFVKRFQVVEPSLNEIFIDKVGDLHG; encoded by the coding sequence ATGTCATTAAAAATCGAACATATTACTAAAAGATATAAAGATTTTACTGCGGTCAATGATATTTCATTATCGTTAGACCAAGGTAAAATGTTGGGTTTTTTAGGTAGAAATGGTGCAGGGAAGACGACGACTTTCCGGATGATATTAGGTTTAACGCCTATTACTGAGGGAGAAATAACCTATAATAACAAAGTAATCGATCGAAGTTTATATAACCGGATAGGTTATTTACCGGAAGAAAGAGGCTTACACCCTAAGATGAAAGTTGAAAAAGAGTTACGTTATCTCGCTACTTTAAAAGGTATGAAAGCAAAAGAAATAACAAAAGCTATAGATTACTGGTTAAATCGTTTTGATATTAGCGAAAATAGAGAAAAGAAAATTGAAGCTTTATCAAAAGGCAATCAACAGAAGATTCAACTTTTAGCAAGCATGTTACACAACCCTGAGTTACTGATTTTAGATGAGCCTTTCAGTGGTTTAGATCCCGTTAACGTAGAGCTATTAAAATCAGCAGTACAAGATTTAAATAATGCTGGTACAACAATAATTTATAGCTCACATAGAATGGAACATGTAGAAGAACTTTGTGATGATGTATGTATATTGAATAAGGGGAAATTAGTTGTATCAGGGCCCATAAACGAAGTGAAGGCCAACCATGGCAACAAGAGCGTCATTATAGAAACAGAACACGAAATGAAAGAAATTGATAATTTACCAGGTGTACTTCAGGTAGAAAGAAATAAGAAAGAGATTAAAGCGATGATTGAATCAGAAGCAATTGCTGAAAGTATTTATGAGGTTGTTATACAATATGGTTTTGTAAAAAGGTTCCAAGTTGTTGAACCATCACTTAATGAGATTTTTATAGATAAAGTTGGTGATTTGCATGGATAA
- a CDS encoding ABC transporter permease, with translation MDKFLSTFSLTYKNKIKTKSFMIFTTIVIILIIAASNVNKIMDVFDDGPDKVGVVTSNDDIYKAIQAQGKQMDDDTKFKKVTEKQAKYQIENKKLDKAYMIHLNKDNKLSGNILSKDPVSEEDKQKLQGTLTTIQTQIIASNLDLTPKELKQLQSQSKVTTELISDNGSQSNLSEAQKTFNTVMVYVGIMLMFFIIINYAGQVAMEIATEKTSRVIEMIITSVSPVTHILAKISAVIAVALTQIVIIILTGVICFFIFDIGEMLKGFNIEPNELTMQLTIVGIVSWIIGILSYVILAAILGSITARIEDINQALMPMTLMSMIAFYISIFSATNPDTLLAKITSFIPLLSPFVMFVRASTPDVAVWEILVSIALSIITIFVLLWIAVRSYKDTILSFDKGFMNSMKNIFNKN, from the coding sequence ATGGATAAATTTCTTTCGACCTTTTCCTTAACATACAAAAACAAAATCAAGACGAAATCATTTATGATATTCACAACAATTGTCATTATTTTAATAATTGCCGCTTCAAATGTAAATAAAATCATGGATGTGTTTGATGACGGACCAGATAAAGTAGGAGTCGTTACTTCAAATGATGATATTTATAAAGCTATTCAGGCACAAGGCAAACAAATGGATGATGATACTAAGTTTAAGAAAGTAACAGAGAAACAAGCTAAATATCAAATAGAGAACAAGAAGTTGGATAAGGCTTATATGATCCACTTAAATAAAGATAACAAGCTATCGGGAAACATTTTGAGTAAAGATCCTGTATCAGAAGAAGATAAGCAAAAATTACAAGGTACTTTAACCACCATTCAAACACAAATTATAGCTTCGAATTTAGATCTTACTCCAAAAGAACTGAAACAATTACAATCACAAAGTAAGGTGACAACAGAACTTATCTCTGATAATGGTAGTCAGTCAAATTTAAGTGAAGCACAAAAAACATTTAATACTGTAATGGTATATGTAGGGATAATGTTAATGTTCTTTATCATTATCAATTATGCAGGGCAAGTTGCGATGGAGATTGCAACTGAGAAAACGTCACGCGTCATTGAAATGATTATAACAAGCGTTTCTCCAGTGACTCATATACTTGCTAAGATTTCAGCTGTCATTGCAGTTGCTTTAACACAAATTGTGATTATTATATTAACAGGCGTTATCTGTTTCTTTATATTTGATATCGGAGAGATGCTCAAAGGATTTAATATAGAGCCTAATGAATTAACGATGCAGTTGACGATTGTAGGTATCGTTTCTTGGATTATCGGTATTTTATCGTATGTTATTTTGGCAGCTATTTTAGGTTCGATTACTGCACGTATTGAAGATATCAATCAAGCACTCATGCCTATGACTTTAATGAGTATGATAGCTTTTTATATCTCGATTTTTAGTGCTACCAACCCAGATACATTATTAGCAAAAATCACAAGCTTTATTCCTTTACTCTCTCCGTTTGTAATGTTTGTGCGTGCTTCAACGCCTGATGTAGCTGTTTGGGAAATTTTAGTGAGTATTGCGTTATCGATAATAACAATTTTTGTGTTGTTATGGATAGCAGTACGAAGTTATAAAGATACGATACTAAGTTTTGATAAAGGTTTTATGAATTCTATGAAAAATATCTTTAATAAAAATTAA
- a CDS encoding aldose epimerase family protein, which translates to MFAKVESQSNGIDLIKIDNEETKIVFTNYGARIVSWKFDDNNIVLGNVVEADEFYTENPFNFGATIGRYGGRIANATFQLDGKTYQLDSNNGQHNIHGGPHGLDTQFFDYEVEEQVGQVKVIFKTTIKSSVDHFPGDIDLEVIHTYDVDHKWTIEYKAIATEKTIFNPMNHVYFNLNRDNKVIDNHSIASSKLDMYLLNEDNIVQSLEPVDLVNKFNSENIQFKDIFNSEDSVIKEQMNRFGGIDHPFDLGSNEMTVENKHFLLKVKTDMPNIVIFTFNDTTSWQSDFNIYKAHSGFTLETQCIPNDINLLGDKAPSILEANKPYYSKTSYKIFEK; encoded by the coding sequence ATGTTTGCAAAAGTAGAAAGTCAAAGTAATGGAATTGATTTAATAAAAATTGATAATGAGGAAACGAAAATTGTTTTTACGAATTATGGTGCACGAATAGTTTCATGGAAATTTGATGATAATAATATTGTACTTGGTAATGTAGTAGAAGCGGATGAGTTTTACACAGAAAATCCATTTAATTTTGGTGCTACAATTGGTCGCTATGGTGGTAGAATAGCCAATGCAACTTTCCAATTAGATGGAAAAACGTATCAACTTGATTCCAATAATGGCCAACATAATATTCATGGCGGTCCACACGGACTTGATACACAATTTTTTGATTATGAAGTTGAAGAGCAAGTTGGACAAGTGAAAGTTATTTTTAAAACTACAATTAAGAGCTCAGTTGACCATTTCCCTGGAGATATTGATTTAGAAGTCATACATACGTACGATGTTGATCATAAATGGACAATTGAATATAAAGCGATAGCTACTGAAAAGACGATATTTAATCCAATGAATCATGTGTACTTTAACTTGAATAGAGATAATAAGGTTATTGATAATCACAGTATTGCAAGTTCCAAGCTAGATATGTATTTATTGAATGAAGACAATATTGTTCAAAGTTTAGAGCCAGTAGATTTAGTGAATAAATTTAATTCTGAGAATATACAATTTAAAGATATATTTAATAGTGAAGATTCAGTAATTAAAGAACAAATGAATCGTTTTGGTGGTATCGATCATCCATTTGATTTAGGAAGTAATGAAATGACTGTCGAAAACAAACATTTTTTATTAAAAGTAAAAACTGATATGCCAAATATTGTGATATTCACATTTAACGATACTACAAGTTGGCAAAGTGACTTTAATATTTATAAAGCACATTCTGGTTTTACACTTGAAACGCAATGTATACCTAATGATATTAATTTATTAGGAGATAAAGCACCTTCAATCTTAGAAGCTAATAAACCATATTACTCTAAAACGTCTTATAAGATTTTTGAAAAATAA
- a CDS encoding MOSC domain-containing protein: MIYALNAISTGKIQDLPYSKKRPMRSALNKEKFQGTMLLTKTGFIEDEQEYKGHGGPNKAVCVYSKKNYKLWKDDLPTLPNYAMFGENLTVLDLDEKDVHFGDQFSLGEAIVEVAEIREPCWKIQEKYQIPDLVKRMSRSCRTGFYFRVLKEGVVHDSSNLKLIKSADKATSLSVFELNDIYYNDNKNISRLTYALNNPYLTDERISKLEKFLTRAQTLENK, from the coding sequence ATGATATATGCCTTAAATGCAATCTCAACTGGTAAAATTCAAGATTTACCTTATAGTAAGAAACGCCCTATGCGTTCAGCACTAAACAAAGAAAAATTTCAAGGTACAATGTTACTCACTAAAACTGGATTTATTGAAGATGAGCAAGAATATAAAGGACATGGTGGTCCTAATAAGGCAGTTTGTGTTTACAGTAAAAAGAATTATAAATTATGGAAAGACGATTTACCAACTTTACCTAATTACGCTATGTTTGGGGAGAATTTAACTGTCCTTGATTTAGATGAAAAAGATGTCCATTTTGGTGATCAATTCTCACTCGGAGAAGCCATTGTCGAAGTTGCTGAAATCAGAGAGCCTTGTTGGAAAATTCAGGAGAAATATCAAATCCCTGACTTAGTCAAACGTATGTCCCGTTCATGTAGAACAGGCTTTTATTTCAGAGTATTGAAAGAAGGTGTGGTACATGATTCTTCTAATTTAAAATTAATAAAATCAGCCGATAAAGCTACATCACTCTCTGTTTTTGAACTTAATGATATTTATTACAATGACAATAAAAACATATCTAGATTAACATATGCATTAAATAATCCATACTTAACTGACGAACGTATTTCTAAGTTAGAGAAATTCTTAACACGTGCACAAACCCTCGAAAACAAATAA
- a CDS encoding ribose 5-phosphate isomerase A: protein MMDKKQLKISTFNDALDQIKDGMIVGIGSGSTIELLVPKIASKLDQENIHITGVCTSNKTAFIAKELGIRVVDVNDVDRIDVAIDGADEVDENLNLIKGGGGALFREKVIDAMADRFIVLVDESKRVDYLGQTFKLPVEVDKFNWLLVSKKIEADQNVKTIRRVVDDVPFITDNGNYILDIVLHKNIDPYAMHEYLIHLVGVLETGYFLDVTDQVIIGTQAGVKVIQK, encoded by the coding sequence ATTATGGATAAGAAACAGTTGAAAATAAGTACATTTAATGATGCGTTAGACCAAATTAAAGACGGTATGATTGTGGGTATTGGTTCTGGATCAACAATAGAATTGCTTGTTCCCAAAATTGCTAGCAAACTAGATCAAGAAAACATTCATATTACAGGCGTATGTACATCGAATAAGACTGCATTTATAGCAAAAGAATTAGGTATTCGAGTAGTGGATGTGAATGATGTTGATCGAATTGATGTTGCAATTGATGGTGCGGATGAAGTAGATGAAAATTTAAATTTGATTAAAGGCGGCGGGGGAGCGTTATTTAGAGAAAAAGTCATCGATGCAATGGCAGATAGGTTTATTGTATTAGTTGATGAATCTAAACGTGTAGACTACCTAGGCCAAACATTTAAATTACCAGTTGAGGTAGATAAATTTAATTGGTTACTCGTTTCCAAAAAAATTGAAGCAGACCAAAATGTAAAAACGATTCGTCGTGTGGTTGATGATGTACCATTTATAACAGATAATGGGAATTACATACTTGATATTGTATTGCATAAAAATATAGATCCATATGCTATGCATGAATATCTTATTCATCTTGTAGGCGTATTGGAAACAGGATATTTCCTAGATGTAACTGACCAAGTGATTATTGGTACACAAGCAGGCGTGAAAGTGATTCAAAAATAA
- a CDS encoding CPBP family intramembrane glutamic endopeptidase: protein MNKKRIPGFQWAMMIFIFFIISYALPIILKDFQNTVPFKSFVFDMSVLAPFIATILCIIVFKHRTTQLGSLKFTISLKVIERILLALILPLIIFIIAMASFNVFADSYVLLQSEDLSVSIFSVILGQLIMAFLVELGFRSYLQHIVETKMNTLFASILVGIMYAIWSINIAFSFEYTLYSFLYYFAFSMIIGELIRATKGRTIYIATIFHAAMAFGLVFLFNEELGYVFSMKVIALSTTVVAVIYIVLSFIIRGIFYFFTKRNLDEVDENNYLDHVNEDSENDNAAAQSHTKHDDKSQKSEPATTQHDKQVEDTPVDNDSTQQQDSQHAKDSRANQQSNHASTNHTSPVDEQDLEHRHDESKANANNNQDIQNDSINDDSRANIISQPTSEDKEDSNQTKQVDSKQKRYSPVEASTEKAHTDTSKGTQDETIMKKKRYGSNRKSSAVKNAKASITEDNEQDSAEPQQTTQNEESNNNKSAQRSPFKLKSKRGHRR, encoded by the coding sequence ATGAATAAAAAGCGTATACCCGGTTTTCAATGGGCAATGATGATATTTATTTTCTTTATCATCTCTTATGCATTACCAATTATACTAAAAGATTTTCAAAATACAGTGCCGTTTAAAAGTTTTGTTTTTGATATGAGTGTCTTGGCACCGTTCATCGCTACAATTCTATGTATTATCGTTTTCAAACATAGAACGACTCAATTAGGTAGTTTGAAATTCACAATCAGCTTAAAGGTGATTGAGCGAATCTTATTAGCACTCATTTTGCCATTAATCATTTTTATTATAGCAATGGCAAGTTTTAATGTCTTTGCTGATAGTTATGTTTTATTACAATCTGAAGATTTATCAGTATCTATTTTCTCAGTTATACTCGGACAGTTAATAATGGCATTCTTAGTGGAGTTGGGTTTCCGTTCTTACTTACAACATATCGTTGAAACTAAGATGAATACCTTATTCGCTTCTATTTTAGTCGGTATTATGTATGCAATATGGAGTATTAATATAGCATTCAGTTTTGAATATACGTTATATAGTTTCTTATATTATTTCGCATTTTCTATGATTATCGGTGAGCTAATTAGAGCTACAAAAGGTCGTACAATCTATATCGCTACAATATTTCATGCAGCAATGGCATTTGGCCTAGTATTCTTGTTCAATGAAGAATTAGGTTATGTATTTTCTATGAAAGTCATCGCGCTTTCTACAACAGTAGTAGCAGTTATCTATATTGTGTTAAGCTTCATTATTCGTGGTATTTTCTACTTCTTTACTAAACGTAACTTAGACGAAGTAGATGAAAACAATTACTTAGATCATGTTAACGAAGACTCTGAAAATGATAATGCCGCGGCACAATCTCATACAAAACATGATGATAAATCACAAAAAAGTGAGCCAGCTACAACTCAACATGATAAACAAGTAGAGGACACACCAGTAGACAATGACAGTACACAGCAACAAGACTCGCAACATGCAAAGGATTCACGTGCTAATCAACAATCAAATCACGCAAGCACAAACCATACATCGCCTGTTGATGAACAAGACCTTGAACATCGTCATGATGAATCAAAAGCTAATGCCAATAATAATCAAGACATACAGAATGATTCAATCAATGATGATAGTCGTGCAAATATTATTTCACAGCCTACATCTGAGGATAAAGAAGATTCAAATCAAACAAAGCAAGTAGATAGTAAACAAAAACGCTATAGTCCTGTTGAAGCTTCAACGGAAAAAGCACACACTGATACTTCAAAAGGTACACAAGATGAAACAATTATGAAAAAAAAACGCTACGGTTCAAACCGTAAATCTTCTGCGGTGAAAAACGCTAAAGCATCTATAACGGAAGATAATGAACAAGATTCAGCTGAACCACAGCAAACAACTCAAAATGAAGAGTCAAATAATAATAAATCGGCACAGCGTTCTCCTTTTAAACTAAAAAGTAAACGTGGCCATCGTCGATAG